In the genome of Paenibacillus pabuli, the window CGTCATTGTTCCAACCATCTTCCCCTGGTTAAATACTGCGTAACCCTTAATATAAGGAACCCCTTCACTGCCCCCTCCTTCCTTCGAGGAATCAACGAAGGGCAGGATAGCCGATTGCTGATCGCTACTAAAACGCTGCACCAATTGACTTATCGTTATCGGTTTTTGAAAGACGCGCGCGGATTCTCTTTGGAGGAAATCTGCCCTCGTCTGTTCCAATAAATAAGGCAATTCGAAAAAATCTCGTGCTTTACCGCCGGTGACGAATGGCGCGACCCGCAGGCGAATCTCATCGTGGCGCACCAGGTAATCCAGCTGTTCGCGAAACCCGTCCCGCGCAAGCGCTTCTCCGACAATCAGCACTTGCAGCTGTCCCCAATAAATCTTGCGCGGCAGCATCATTTGCAGCCGGCCCTGCGCATCTCCTGCCGTTTCGCCGACTGCGGAGTGTATAATCGTTTTTCCTTTCTGTTCCTTACGATCCCCGCTTTGCGTCTTACTGCTTTCCTTCTGTTGTGGGGCCGCGATTTCCAAAGTCATTTCGATGGCTCCGTCCTTCATGCGGTCAAATCCAGCACTCGTGACAATCGCCAAACCGTTCACTTCCTCCCTGTCCCAACAGCCGGTCAAGGGCAGAAGAGCCGCTACTGCCACTAAAGGCAGCAGCAATTTGCAAAGCTGAAGCATGGCGGATATCGGTTTACTTTTTCGCATAAGGCTTCAACGTTCGCCACCTTTCCCCGGATTTGGCCGCTGCCCTGACGTCATTCGCCGTCGATTCCTTTTTCCCGAAAAGCTCGGACGTGTGATCATCTTCCACCACGGCAGCCGAACCGCTGCATCTTTCATGTCGCTCGCCACAAACGGCGCGATCGGGGACATATAAGGCACTCCGTAAGAGCGCAGAGTACACAGATGGATGACAATGGCAAGCAAACCGTACATGACACCCAGAATCCCCAGGAGCCCTCCAGCCAAAATGAGCAGGATGCGTAGCAGACGGACAGCGAATTCCAGCGCATAATGCGGTGCCGTAAATCCCGCAATGCCCGTGAAAGCAATGATGATGACGATCGGTGCGGATACGAGGCCGGCGGAGACCGCCGCTTCACCCACAACGAGCGCGCCGACGATCGTCACCGCCGAACCGATTTGGCGCGGAAGACGAAGCCCTGCTTCCCGCAACACCTCAAACGCCAACTGCATCATCAACACTTCCACGATGGTCGGAAACGGGATCTCCTCTCGCGAGGATGCGATGCTCGTCAAAAGTTTGCTCGGGATCATCTCCTGATGAAAGGTCAGCAGTGCCACATACACCGCCGGAAGCATCAGTGAAACAAACAACGTGAAGTAGCGTAAAATACGCAGCAGGCTTGAATATAATGAACGGTTATAATAATCGTCCGCCGCCTGCAGCAAAGTAACGAGCGTTACGGGAACGATCAGCACGTCAGGCGTACCGTCGACCAGTATCACGATCCTGCCTTCCAGTAAGCCGGCAGCGGCGATATCAACCCGCTCCGTAAACTGCTGTTGAGGAAACGGCGAATAGGGGGCGTCCTCCGTAAGTTCTTCGATGTATCCGGTTTCCAGCAGGCTGTCCATATCCATGCGCTCCAGGCGGTTCTCCACCTCTTGAATTAAGGAAGGCTTTGCTATGCCTTCCAGATAAGCGATATAAACCTCTGTTTCGGTATTGCGGCCAATCTGGAACGATTTTAGTTTCAGATTGACGCTCTGGACTTTTCGCCGCAGGAGCGACAAATTGGTCGAAATGGATTCCGTAAATCCTTCGCGGGGACCTCGCAGCGACGGTTCGGTCTGCGGTTCTGCCACGGATCGTTTATCCCATTTGGCGATTTTAAGCATCAGAGCCTGGTCGCAACCCTCGAACAGCAGCAAAGAATAACCTTTAATCAACTGCCTGGCGCATTCGCTAAGATCTAAGATCTCCTCGATCGATCCGATGGGCAAAACCCGGTTCTTGATCGACAAAATATCTCTTGGTTCCGAATCGGTCATCATCATGAGCGGCTTCATGACGTTGTTGTCGATTTCCTGTCTGTCCGACATATCGGGAATGTAGACAAGCTGCGCCTCAAGCTCGCCGCCTACCAGGAAGGAACGAAATACAACGTCATCGGCTTGGCCCAAAATGCTTTTCAGCGTGTCGACGTTCCGGTCGAGCGATGATACTAATGTCGTAGAACCGGATGAGGCGTTTTCCCTGCTCGTTTTTGGCGGGTGCGAAGACCGTTTTTGCATAGCGGGTCACCTTACCTATCTCGTTAAGTAAGTTCGATCATGATTTGGATATATTTCCTTGTCCCTTATTTTCACCAAAAAGTCTGAATTTATTTTTTATTCATAAATCCGGGAATCCACACATCTCCTCTCAGTTCAAATGTACAGACTGTTCTAACCCTTCGTTTAACTCTTCCTTACATCCAGCTCATCTTGTCATGCCATTATCGAAGAATGCCTGCTCACCATAAACCGGGAGAATGGATTGGATACTTGGAAGCAAAAAAACGTTTCCTTATCAGCTCACCATGCTGATCCGTGAGAGAAAAACTTAATCTTCCATTAAGGGATGAATAAAGATGGTCAAAATTCGTATCGTCGACGACGATACGAACATTCGCGCCTTGATGCGCCTTTATTTGAAGAATGAAAGGTTCAATCTGGTCGAGGCGGATAAAAGGCTTCCAGCTCGGGACCGACGATTATATGACGAAGTCATTCAACCCGGTCGAGCTTGTGATGAGGATAAAAGCGTTGTACGGCGATAATGCCGTGTTTAAAAAAATAAAGTCGACAACGGAGTCGGTATGAGCGCGGTCTGATTGGATGACGGCAAGGTGCTGGTGAGCTTGTTGGTGGCGGGCGGCCCAGCCGACAACGACGGAATCAAGATCAGAGCCGAAATCATTTCATGGATGGGAAAAGCGTTCAGGAGGCATTGAGCTAAAGATTCTGGAGCGAGAATCCGTCTGCGACCGAAGGAGAGATCCTTCGGGAAAAGTACAGGTACGAGAAAAACACGTAAAGGGAATCGTCATTGATCTGCGGGATAACCCGGGTGGAGACGACGATCTGGTAGCTCGAAGGGCAGGACGTGGAATTGAATGAAGCGCTAACTTTCTTCAACGGCTAGCCTAAGTGACGCGGCTATCGAAGAAGATCCCCTCTTGAGTTGTCCGTTTTTGTAAAAAGGCGCTCCCTGATCATCCGGGAACGCTCTCTCGTATTGAAATATTCGTTTTTAATACACCATTTCCGCATCCTGTGTGAGCATCCTATATAATGCGCTGGCGAATTTTTGAGCACAATTTATCCAAAATCATAACTGTGGCCAAGATTAAGATCACAATGGTAAGCGATTCCTGATACCTGAAAAGACGGAGAGTACTCGTGAGTTCAAACCCTACTCCCCCGGCTCCGACCAGTCCCAGTACGGTTGCTGACCTTACGTTGATTTCCCAGCGATAGAGGTTTACGGTTATAAACTCTGGCAAAATTTGTGGCCAGATGGCATAGCGGATGACCTGCCAACGATTGGCACCTGATGCTTCCAGGGCTTCGATCTGGCCTTTATCCGTATTTTCGATCGCTTCAGCATAAAACTTACCGAGCATTCCCGCCGAATGGATGGCCAGAGCCAGTACACCAGGGAACGGTCCTAGACCCACTGCGGTTACAAAAATTAACGCCACAATCATTTCCGAAATCGATCGGAGCGTGTTAAGAATCGTGCGGCAAATTGTGTAAATCACAGGATGTGGACTGATATTCTGGGCCGCCCCTATTCCAAGCGGAATGGCAATGATGACGGCAAGCACAGTACCCACAAGAGCCATTTGCACAGTTTCAAGAACGGATAATGAATATTTGCCCAAGTGTGTAAAATCAGGCGGGAAGGATCTGGAGATAAAATCCCATATGTTGGGAAATCCTTTGATCAGATCGGAAATACTAAAATTAACCTGCGGAGCACTCCAGCCTAATACAATAAGAACAACGATTGCTGATAACAACTTCGGGAAATTTTTTTCAAGTCAAAAGGCTCGCGGCCAACCTTGGCACTCATCCTATTTTTCTGTTCATCCATCATGTCTTTACTCCTCATGCTTTCTATCTTCACCCGATTCCTGATTGTTCTCGTAAAGTCGATACAAATCAGAAGCATTGACCTGATCAGAACGATAATCCGCCACGATATTCCCGGAGTTCAGACCAAGAATTCTTTTACTGTATTTTGGAGCCAGGTTAATCTGATGCAAGGTAATAATCATGGTCAATTTCTCTTCCTCATGGATTTCCATCAGAAGATCCATAATAGAATGGGATGTTTTGGGGTCCAGACTGGCAACAGGCTCATCGGCAAGCAGTATCTTCGGCTGTTGAACCAAGGCTCTCGCAATAGCAATCCTTTGCATTTGCCCACCGCTCAAGCTGTCGGCTCTTTGATTCCGTTTCTCAACTAATCCTACCTTCTCCAGGTAATGAAGAGCTAATTCGTAGTCTTCCTTTTTATATATCTTGAATAAAGAGGGCAGGGTCGGATTATAGGACAGGCGTCCACTGAGCACGTTATCCAGTACTGTGAGCCGCTTGACAAGGTTAAAATTTTGAAAGATCATTCCGATATTTTTTCTTAACAGCCGTATTTCCTTTTTATTGGTTGGCAGCTTTTTTCCATCGATGTAGATACTGCCTGAAGTTGCTTCAACCAACCCGTTCAAACACCTTAGCAGGGTTGATTTGCCGGCCCCACTGGGGCCGAGCAGCACAACTGCGTCATTGCTCTCAAAGGAGCAATGAATATTATTTAAAATGGTTTCTTGACCATAAGACTTGACCAAGTCAACTACTTCAATCATTGTCTTCCTCCGTTGTAAATAAGACTATTTCATTTTAGTAAGATCCAGGTTCAATATTTTTGCAATTTCCCGTAAATCGTCATAAGCCGTGTCCGTCGTTTCACCATATTTGTCCAATCCCAACGCCTTCAAAGATTCGGGGGATTCCTTATCCATGTCAAGATATGCCTGTTTAATTTTCCCAACCAAACCGCGATCCAGATCATTTCGTACCGCTACGGGTGAGGTAGGAATGGGAGCAGACTCATGAATAATATCTACATCCGGGAGCAGGTTTTTCTCCATCATGGATTTATACTCGGTATCGGGTGTAGCGCCGGCATCTACTTTTTTATTCTGCACGGACAGGGCCGAAGCATCCCCTCCACCTGCATAGATCGAAGTGGAAAAATCTTTGTCAGGATCAATCCCGTTTTTCAGCAGTTCGTTTCTAGGTACTAAATTTCCTGAAGTGGATGCCGGGTCAATAAATGCAAAGGTCTTTCCTTTAAGGTCGGAAATACTTTTAATTCCGAGTCCTTGCGCGCAAGGATAACACTCTTGTATGTGGGCAATCCAGTATCTAGCGTAACCTTCGACACGATCGCCTCAGCATTGGCCTTGTCGGCAGCCAGCAAATATGAAAAAGGTCCTAAATGAGCCACGTCAATTTGCTTGCTTCTCATTGCTTCCACGACAGCTGTATAATCATTGGCCACAAAGATTTCAACTTCCAGGCCGAGCTTCTTGGACAGATACTGTTTTAATGGCTCCATCTTGGATTCAACATTTTCACTGTCTTCGCTAGGAATAACCCCGATTCTCAACTTTTCAGGCTGGCTGCTTTTAGCATCTTCAGTGTTTTGGGTACCTTGTGCAGTGAATCCAATTGTTGCGAAGATGAACAGAATACACAATAAGGGGATAAGTGCTTTTCTGACGTTAGACATGATATTGCTCCTCTCAAATCCGTTCATGTGTATACCTTGAGGATTCAATCCTTGGCATGCCCTAAGAAGGCAAAAGATGAATAAGCCAGCAGCGTCGTTAAATGCGTATAGTAATATTGAACCCCTTGCTCCAGACGTCTCGGCGTTATTTCAAGATTCCCTGCCGTACCTGCCACCATACCTGATTCAATGATTTTTGAGAAAGCATCATCCATAACCTTTTGTACTATAGGATGCCCGGCATTTCCGAGATGTCCAAGAGATTGAGAAAGGTCGGACGGACCTATAAACAACACGTCGATTCCTTCCACTTTTGCGATAGAATCAAGGTGATCAACAGCATCCTTATCCTCAATTTGGACGCAGACCAACAGATCTTCATTAGCCTGCTCGGCATATTCGGTTAACGAAATCCCGAATCCGTAATTGGCAGAGCGTGTTCCCACGGCCAAGCTTCGTTTGCCGATCGGATGGTATTTTACAGCGTTGATGACTTCCTGAGCCTCTTCCGCAGAGCTGACGTGGGGAGCTTGTATCCCCATCACACCACGATCCATGTATTGTCCGATCAGTTCCGAATCGTTCTTTTGCGGCCTAATGATCGGTGTAATGTTGCTTGCTTCGGCTGCCATGACCATATATTCAACGGTTTCCAAGGTGATAGAACCATGCTCGCAATCAATTAGCACCCAATCGTATCCTAATTTCCCGGCCATTTCTACAAGCTGGACAGAAGGGATCATGATAGAGACCCCTAACGCCGCTTTACCTGCTAACAGTTTTTCCTTCATCTTGTTTCGCAAAGCAGTATCCTCCTAAAACATTGATTTTTATTCACGACTCAATCGTTTAATCAGGTTAGCCAGCAGCCTTGTTCTCGGCACCAGGCTTTCGATATCCAAAAACTCCTCCGCTGTATGCGCGTTACCGCCACGCGGACCTAATGCATCAATCGTAGCTATGCCTACTGCCGAAGTCAGGTTGCCGTCCGATCCTGAACCTATTTTCATATCCATTAATGACTCTCCCAGCTGCCGCGCTTCTTCTTGCACGATTTTCAATAAATGCTCGGATTTCTCCGTTTTGATCATCGGAGGTCTTGTAATACTGCCTTGCAAAATTAATGTTGTTCCTTCAGTCGTTGCCGCCCCGCAAATATGTCTGATTTTGCGCTCCAACTCCACAGCCTGTTCCAATGTCTCCATTCGTACATCAATAGAAGCCTTGGCCTGGGCTGCAATCGTGTTGGGAGTCGTTCCGCCGCTAATCACCCCGACATTGACATGGATGCCTGCACTTGAATCGGTCAGCGCATGAAGTTGAATAATTTTATGCGCAAGTTCGCCAATGGCGCTTCGTCCCTTTTCCGGTTCCTCCCCGGAATGCGCCGCCTTACCGGTTACATGCAGTTCGAATTTACCTCCGCCGCGCCGACCAGTTATAAGCCTCCCTGTCATATCGCTCGGTTCAACGATCAAAGCATATTTTACACTTGCCACTTCCCGCTCAATCAATTCCCTGGAATAGATCGAACCGTGCTCTTCATCCGAATTCAGAATGATTTTGACCCGTTTGAAGCTCTCGTCGCCTTGTTCGATCAATGATTTTATCGCAAACAGCGTCATGACCAGACTTGCCTTCATATCGTATATGCCGGGTCCGTAGGCAAAGGCTTCATCGCGTGAAAATGGCCGGCTTTGTGCGGTACCTACAGGAAATACCGTGTCCATATGTCCAATAATCAGGATGTCTGGCTGCTGCACCTCAGGATGAACAATAACCAAATGATCACCCCGCTCGGACTGCTGATCGACCGCAACTTGAAATCCAAGCCCCTGATAAGCTGAAGCCAGCACATCCCCCACCTGGTTTACACCCATTTTATAAAATGTCCCGCTATCGATATTGACAATTTTCTCAATCAGGTCAAGCATGTCCGCTTCCTTGTTATCCCAAAAATTGGTCGGCATCGTATCTCATCCTTTCTTTGCGGCTTTCAAAAGAGCTTCTTTCGTATATTCACAAAAACAATCGGTGAGATATGTCGTTCCATTCGTATCAGCGATCCGAATTCCTTTTACTCGTTCTGAATCCGCATATAATTCCTCATACTTGACTTCTTCATGCTGAACCGCCTGCTCTTCGCAGCCTGTCAGACCTTCAAATAAAACCCTTCCTGTAAAGCCGCTTTCACCCGTAACCCCAACTAGGTGCAAAGCCGTTGGCGCAATATCAATAATGCCTGCCGGAATATCCGTCACATGACCTTTTTTAAAGCTTGGGCCAAATCCCATGCAAAACGGTCGCATATCCTCATTCCGGATAGAGCCATGGTAGGCTTTATTCTCCGTCTTGGAGTTTAAATAATGAACAACGCCTCGAATGCCATCCGGATTGATTTCATCGGTCCACGCTGGAACAACGGCCAACAGAGGGGCTCTATCATGAGTAATGCTTCCGATCACCGCACTTAAAGGCAGAGCATTGTTCAGCTGCTGATGAAGCGGTTCTCTCGCCAACAGCATACCGCACCAAGGTTGATCAGATAGCCAGTCAGCGAAGGCCTGCAATTCCTCGAGTTGATTCTCATCCCCATAAATGAAAGCGTCCACCGCGATAAAATTCAGTTCTCTATTCAATTCTTTCCGGGCTTGTTTCATATAATGCTCCAGACTACCGACCATATGCGCTGTCGAATGTCCGTGATCGCTAATGAGCATAATATCCAACTCATCCTCGAGGCCAATCCGCGAGACAGCTTCCAAAATCTCGGACAAACATTGATCCACCAGCCTTAGGGCTTGTTTAGCCTCTGGCGATGCGATGCCGCAATAATGCTGCGTTTCGTCCGGTTCAGGAAGCCACAGCACCATAACGGTATTCTGCTCATCAGGCAATTGCTGTTCAATAAGCGTGCGAACGGCCCATAAAGTGCGTTCCTTCTTGCGGATCGAAACATCGGTTTCGTCAGCGACCGCGCCTCGGGCAGCATGCAATTCGCTGAGCTCTGGAACACCATAGTCGGTAGATGGATTCATGACATGCTGCGGATGGTTAAAGTTCCAGAGCAATGAAGCTCCGGGTGAACTTCCGCCCGAAACCGTCAAGCGCAAGTTCGCCTGGGCCAACCGATCACCGAGCGTCGGACGCAAGAGCAGCTCTTCCCCCGTTCGCTGCTGAAATTGCAATATTTCCCGATGGTCACCTGTCTGCAGCAGTCCGTCTTCCGAAAAGTGAGGTGCGTACATGAGATTGCCCATCAGACCATGCTGCCCCGGATAGGATCCGGTCGTTAAAGAGGCCATACATACCCGTGTCAGCGACGGATAAGCCGAATAAAAAGATTTGAACAGCGTGCTGCTTTTCATTAACTCGCAATACGTAGGCATTGTATCGGCATTAACCTGATCAGGCCTTAATCCGTCCGTTCCGATAATAAGTACCCGCCGTCCCGAAGGACTTTTCTTTCCAGATGTTTCTCCCATGGTTTCTCAGTCCTCTCTATTTATTCAACAGCTCGCGTATCTTGTCGGCAGCTTCCTTCATGGATTGTTGGGCCGGAACATTTTCGGCATAGGTTCTTCCGAGCGCATTTTGGATTTCAGACTCAATCTTTTCGAAGTCAGGCACGACCGGGATTCCCTTACCATAAGGAAGTTGGTCGACAGTGATTTTGAAGAACGGATTTTCTTCATAAAACTTCGTCATTTCAGGCGCATCAACGGCAGATTTGCGAATCGGCATATATCCGGTATGCTGGGCAAAATAAATGGTTTGCTGCTTATCGGTAAGGAACTTCATGAACTTCCAGGCTGCATCTTGCTTTTCCTTCGGTGCCTTCGCCACAATGGCAAGATTTCCCCCAGAGGTCGAAGGAACGGCATATTCTTTAAACTTTGGTACAAAATCGACGCCAAGCTCAAACTTGACATTATTTTGAATCTGGTTCAGGTCTCCTGTCGAGGCCAGCAGGAAAGCTACCTTGCCGTTTTGGAAATTGATCATTTCCTGATCGCCGTCTCTATTCCCGCCCATAGGCTGCATCATGGTTTTATCGTCATATATCATTTTCCGGTACATTTCCAGACCTTGAATCGCCGGCGCTTGGTCGATCACAACATCCTTATGATCCGGGGTAAGAATATCTCCACCATTGGACCACATCAACGAGTAGTAGTAGAGAGGAGGCAGCAATGACGCATAGCCGAATCGTTCTGTCTTCCCATCCTTGACAACGGTCGCTTTCTTCGCAGCGGCCATCATATCATCCCAAGTGGTTACCGGATGCTCTGAATCAAGCCCGATCTCCTTCACAATATCTTTATTGTAGTACAGGATCGGCGTACTCCGGTTGAAGGGAAGGGTGTATGTCTTTCCTTCAATTAAAGTGTCGTCTACAAAGCTGTCAACAAAATCGTTGTACTTAAACTCCGGATCATTTTGAATATAAGAGTCAAGCGGCAGCAATGCTTTATTGTAAGCAAAGGCCGGCCAGAATCTCGCGTTCAACTGAACAACATCCGGTACAGCATTGCCCACAATTGCCGTCAACAATTTCTTGCCAATATTATTCGTACTTTCCTGGAACACCGCATTGACCTTCACCTCATCTTGCGATTGATTGAATTGTTCGGTCAAATCTTTGATGGTGTCCCCGATCACGCCGCTATTGCCGTACCAGAACTCGATTTGTACCGGACCCTGCTTGCTATTTTGCTCTGATGAGGAGGAAGACGAAGCTCCTTGCCCGCAACCTGCAAGTACCATAACCAAACTTGACGCCACGAGAACACTTTTAATGAATGTACTTTTCAATGGTTTCACCTCGTTGTTTTAATGGCTTATCGCTTACTTCAAACCCGTAGTGGCCACACCTTTAACAATAAACTTCTGCATGGAAATGAAGATTACGACTAATGGAGCGATAATGACTGCAGCAGCGGCCATGACCAGATTCCACTGCGTTCCTCCGCTTCCTCCGCCGCCTTCTTCCATAAATCGCGACAGTCCTAACTGAACGGTCCGCAAACTTTCATTGTTGGTTACAATGAGCGGCCAAAACAGTTCATTATAATTCCAGATAAAGGACAACAAAATATACGTCACAACAGCAGCTCCCGATAAAGGCATCATGAGATGACGCATGATTCTGGTGTGTCCGCAGCCATCGAGGATAGCGGCTTCCTCAAGCTCTTTCGGCACCTGCATAAAGGCTTGCCGCAGCATAAATATGCCAAAGGCTTTTACGGTGAAGGGCGCGATCAAGCCCATATACGTATCCACCCACCCCAATTGTTTGATGGTTAAAAAATTAGGGATAAACGTAACCTGGTCCGGAATCATCATGGTAGCTAGCACCAAGAGAAACAGAAACCCGCTTCCCTTAAACCGCAGTCTGGCAAAGGCATAAGACGCTGGAATGATCAATAGCAGTTGAATCACGATCGTGATACTTGCTGTAAATAAGCTATTGAATAGATACCGGCCCAGCGGAGCCAGCTTCCATATTTCCATGTAGTTTTCCCAGCGGAACACTTGCGGGATCAACGTAGGAGGAAACATGTACACTTGATCAACGCTCTTCAATGAATTGCTCAACATCCATATAAAAGGAAATAACATGACGATCGAAAAAAGACTCAAAAGGGAGAATCCGAACCATCTAAATGCAACTTGCAATTTCATTAATAGTGCACCCACCTTTTGGAGACTTTCATCTGGATAAACGTGATGAGCATAAGGATCACAAATAGCGCCGATGAAGCTGCAGAAGCATAGCCGATATCAAAAAATTCAAAGGCATTCTGGTAAATGTAATAAATGATCATATTTGTGCTTTCTGCCGGCCCGCCACGGGTCATCGTAAACAGCAGATCGAAATCTTCAAAAGCGCCAATTAACGCGACGATCACTACAAACAAGATATAAGGAGAGAGCAGCGGCAGCGTAACCCGGGTAAACAGCTGCAGCCTTCCCGCGCCATCCATCTTGGCCGCTTCATACAGGGATTCCGCAATGTTTTGCTTGCCAGCCAGCAGAATCACCATGTAGTAGCCGACCACCTTCCATACTTTCGTAATGATTAGCGCAGCCATGGCCCAACCCGGCTTGGCCAGCCAAGGAGCGGCAGGCATATGGAAGAAATCAAGCACCCAGTTGATCAGACCAAAATCCTTGTTGTACATCCAAACCCATAGGGTTCCTATAGCCGCCATTGGTGTAATGTAGGGCAAAAATACGACCGACCTAAACCACCTGACCCCCCGCAGTTTTTCGTCCAGTACAACAGCCAGTACAGTAGCTAGCAAGACTGTAAAGCCGACGGAGAAGATCCCAAATATAAACGTGTGTCCAACAACCCTCCAAAATTCGGATGCAGTAAGCATCCGAATATAATTGCCTGCGAAAATCCAGTTAAAATCAGGGGTAATCAGATTCCAGTCCGTCAGGCTAAGAAAAAATGTCATACACATTGGATAAAGATGAAATACAACAAGAAGAACAATGGCTGGAAGAACCAATACATAAGCAGTCAAGTTCGTATACGCCCATTTGGCCATGCTTTTTTTGTTATTCATCGCTTGCCCGCTCAAGCCCCTCTTCCTTTCTAAAGCTCCTTGTTTAACCATGTTCACTCCTTTGCAAAGAAGACAACGCCGACCTGATCAACGCAACGGCCTCCTGCAATTGCACCATAGATGTAGCATAGGAAAGCCTGATAAAACGAGGAGCCTGAAACATGTCCCCCGGCGTCACTACGACACCTGCTTGATCCAACAAATATTCTGCAAAGTCCTTGCTGCTGGAAATCGTTCCCTTTTCATAAACAGAGCCAAAATAATGAGACACATCCACCATCAAGTAAAAAGCGCCTCTTGCATCGGGGCATGCCAATCCTTCCATCGATCGAATTTCACGAATCAGATATTGTCTTCGTTCATCAAAGGATTTTGTCATTTCATCAACCGAATCCCCCTCATCCTTAAGCGCTGCAATCGCCGCATATTGACCGATCGAGCTTGGATTGGAGGTGGTGTAGCTTTGAAGGACTGTCATAGCGCGAATCACCGGCAATGGGCCGCAGGCGTACCCGATTCGCCAGCCCGTCATCGCATAGGCCTTGGACAACCCGTTAATCGTAATCGTCCGTGCTTTAATTTCCTCGCTTAAAGCCGCGATCGAGGGAACTTTCTCGCCATAGTTCAAATATTCATAGATTTCATCCGAAATAATGTAAAGATCATGACGAACAGCGATCATGCCGATAGCATACAACGTTTCTTGATCAAGCACCGTTCCCGTCGGATTATTGGGATTTGTCAGCAAAATAGCCCGCGTCTTGGAAGTTATTTTACCGGCAAGCCGCTCCACGTTGAGCTGAAAGTCTTGTTCAGGTTCGGTTTCAACAAACACAGGAACCGCCCCTGCGTAGGCGATCATTTCCGGGTAACTCCCCCAGCAGGGAATCGGCAAAAGCACTTCGTCGCCCTCATTGCAAATCGCGAGCAACGCATTCGCTACGGCTTGCTTTGCTCCAGAGGTGATGACCACCCCCTCCGGGCTATAGCTAAGATCGTTATCTCGCTTGAGTTTGTCACAGACAGCCTGCCGGACATCATGTGTCCCCTGCACGGGGGTATACTTCGTCACGCCTTTAATGATCGCTTCTATACCTGCATGAGCGATATGAACCGGTGTGGGAAAATCCGGTTCGCCCACGTTAAGCGCGATTAGCTTGCGGCCTGATCGGCGTAGTGTTTCGACTTTATCTCTTAATTCTGCTCCGATATAAGGATTTAGCGTACGGGCACGATGACTCAGTTGATCATTCAATGTTTGGTTTCCCCTTTCACTTCATGTGGTTTCTACAACAAAAGCATAACAAATGAATGTAATATAATCGTAAAACAATACTATTTTATTGTTAAATTTTCAATTACCAAATTAAAACCAAACAAAAACAACACATCGTATGTTTCCCAAACGATGTGCTGCTTGTATGCAATGCTTTTTAACTTATATAGAAACCCATTGTAATGAGGACAATTC includes:
- a CDS encoding pyridoxal phosphate-dependent aminotransferase; this translates as MNDQLSHRARTLNPYIGAELRDKVETLRRSGRKLIALNVGEPDFPTPVHIAHAGIEAIIKGVTKYTPVQGTHDVRQAVCDKLKRDNDLSYSPEGVVITSGAKQAVANALLAICNEGDEVLLPIPCWGSYPEMIAYAGAVPVFVETEPEQDFQLNVERLAGKITSKTRAILLTNPNNPTGTVLDQETLYAIGMIAVRHDLYIISDEIYEYLNYGEKVPSIAALSEEIKARTITINGLSKAYAMTGWRIGYACGPLPVIRAMTVLQSYTTSNPSSIGQYAAIAALKDEGDSVDEMTKSFDERRQYLIREIRSMEGLACPDARGAFYLMVDVSHYFGSVYEKGTISSSKDFAEYLLDQAGVVVTPGDMFQAPRFIRLSYATSMVQLQEAVALIRSALSSLQRSEHG